One segment of Ipomoea triloba cultivar NCNSP0323 chromosome 12, ASM357664v1 DNA contains the following:
- the LOC115999070 gene encoding auxin-responsive protein IAA27-like: protein MSKPLEEHDYIGLSESPSMETSEKSCVSSVESEGKGKDLNLKATELRLGLPGCESPERDNGSPPVGVLRGLVSGAKRGFSDTINGGSGKWVFPGSGGSEADMPKGAALFSPRGVNGGSKILCPENNTTQQSDVASTVLKESALPSPTPRPTQDQKPQVSSAPSHGVAPAAKAQVVGWPPIRSYRKNSMAANPPKTKEDSNGKSGSSCLYVKVSMDGAPYLRKVDLKNYNSYKDLSVALEKMFSCFTIGQYETQGISVHDGLSESRLMDILHGSEYVLTFEDKDGDWMLVGDLPWEMFVDTCKRLRITKSSDAIGLAPRAMEKCKNP, encoded by the exons ATGTCGAAACCCTTAGAGGAGCATGATTACATAGGCCTATCAGAGTCCCCTTCAATGGAGACCTCTGAGAAGAGCTGTGTTTCATCAGTGGAGAGTGAGGGGAAAGGCAAAGATTTGAACTTGAAGGCCACTGAGCTGAGATTGGGGTTGCCCGGTTGTGAGTCCCCAGAGAGGGATAATGGGTCCCCCCCGGTGGGTGTTTTGAGGGGTTTGGTTTCTGGGGCCAAGAGGGGCTTCTCAGACACCATTAATGGTGGTTCTGGGAAGTGGGTTTTCCCTGGGAGTGGTGGATCTGAGGCTGATATGCCCAAAGGTGCTGCCTTGTTCTCTCCTAGGGGTGTCAATGGTGGTTCCAAGATTCTTTGCCCTGAGAATAATACCACCCAGCAGTCTGACGTGGCTTCCACTGTTTTGAAAGAATCTGCTCTGCCATCCCCAACCCCTAGGCCAACTCAAGACCaaaagcctcaggtttcttctGCACCTAGCCATGGGGTTGCCCCTGCTGCAAA GGCCCAGGTGGTTGGATGGCCCCCAATTCGATCATATCGGAAGAATTCAATGGCTGCTAATCCTCCCAAGACGAAGGAAGATTCGAATGGAAAATCGGGATCAAGTTGTCTCTATGTCAAAGTCAGCATGGATGGCGCCCCTTACTTGAGGAAAGTTGACCTCAAGAACTATAACAGCTATAAGGATCTGTCTGTGGCCCTCGAGAAAATGTTCAGCTGCTTTACAATTG GTCAATATGAAACACAAGGGATTTCTGTCCATGATGGTTTGAGCGAAAGTAGATTGATGGATATTCTACACGGTTCAGAATATGTTCTTACCTTCGAAGACAAGGATGGTGATTGGATGCTCGTTGGCGATCTCCCATGGGA GATGTTCGTGGATACTTGCAAGCGCCTAAGGATCACAAAAAGTTCAGATGCAATTGGCCTAG CTCCTCGAGCCATGGAGAAGTGCAAAAACCCCTAG